DNA from Nitrospira sp.:
GACCGCGTTGTTTGGAGAGGATGCCAATTGGGGCAGAGTCATGGCTGCCATTGGGCGATCGGGCGTTGCGATCGACCCGGACAGAGTCACGGTGCGATTCGATGACATTGTCATGGTGCGGCGAGGGGTTGGAATGGGGCCCGAGGCAGAGCAGAAAATCGCGCCCGTCTTCAAACAAAAGGAATTTACGGTCACCGTTCAGCTTGGGCAGGGTCAAGCCCATGCCCACATGTGGACAACAGACCTCTCGTATGACTATGTTCGCATTAACGCGAGCTATCGATCCTAGTTCAAAAAGACCGAGGGCAGCTTGAAACCTCGACAGGACTATGGTAGCGTCCCCGATCTGGGTGCGGCAGGGGTTCGTTTCTGACACAAAGAGAGAACGGCCCCATTTAATAAAATTTCTATCAGCGTCGATACGCTGCGCGGCTTGAGAATAAGGGGAGCGATTCCCTCACCCGGCGTGGGTGCTCTGCAAGCTTGAAGGGAGGTGAAGGCATGGGAGTGGTGGTGATCAAGGAATTGTTGGAGGCCGGCGTTCATTTCGGGCACCAGACTAACCGCTGGAATCCCAAGATGAAGAAGTTTTTGTTCGGTGAACGCAGCGGCATCTATATCATCGATCTTCAGCAAACCGTCGCGAGGATGGAGCAGACCTATGCCTTCGTCCGAGACCTTGTTGCAGCCGGAGACTCCGTCTTGTTCGTCGGCACGAAGCGGCAGGCGGCGGAAATCCTCGAAGAAGAAGCCAAGCGCGCCAACATGTTTTTCGTCAACCAGCGTTGGCTGGGGGGGATGTTGACCAACTTTCAAACCATTCGCCGCAGCATCGATAAGATGAAAAAGATGGAAACGACGCTCCTGAATCCCAGCGAGCATGGTCTCAAAAAGAAAGAAGTCCTTCTCATGCAGAAGGATATCGCCAAGCTCCAAAAATACCTGTCCGGTATTAAGAACATGCGCAGCCTTCCTGGTGCGGTCTTTGTGTTGGATACAAGAGTCGAGAAGATTGCCGTCCAGGAAGCGAAGCGACTTGATATCCCGGTGATCGCCATCCTAGACAGCAACTGCGACCCGGACGACATCGCCTACCCGATTCCGGGAAATGACGACGCCATTCGTTCGATCAAACTGATTACCTCCAAAATCGCCGATGCCTGTATCGAGGGCGCGCATGTGAAAGCCCAGCGGGAAGAAGCGGAGTTTCAAGCAACTCCAGCCGGCGGCGAAAAGAACCAGCCCATGCGCGTGGAAAGCGTTCCGGTTTCGTAAATTAACACGATTGATCCATCAACGGCTCATTCTCATCATCGACCAAGCGAAGGAACAGAACGAATCATGGCAGGATCCAGTCAGCTCGTAAAAGAGCTTCGGGAAAAAACAGGCGCCGGCATTCTGGATTGTCAGAAGGCGCTCAACGAAAACGGGAACGACGTCGACAAAGCCGTCGACTATCTGCGGCAAAAAGGCCTCGCGGCGGCGGCCAAGAAGGCCGGGCGCGAAACCAACCAAGGGCTGATTCATTCCTACATTCATATGGGCGGCAAGATCGGGGTCTTGATCGAAGTCAACTGCGAAACCGACTTCGTCGCGCGAAATGAGGAATTCAGAGCCTTCGTCAACGATCTGGCCCTTCAGGTGGCGGCCGCAAAGCCGTCATTCGTGAAGCGCGAAGATGTTCCGGCTGATGTTGCCGAGAAAGAGAAAACGATCTACGAAGGGCAGGCCAAGGAAATGGGCAAGCCTCCCACTGCATGGCCGAAGATCGTCGAAGGCAAGCTTGAAAAGTTCTACCAGGAAAGCTGCCTGTTGGAACAGTCATTCATCAAAGACCCGGCCGTCACCATCAAAGATCTACTCGCTCAGAAGATCGCTAAGATCGGCGAAAACATGAACATCCGCCGATTCACCCGCTATCAGTTAGGCGAAGCATGAGCTCTGCCAAATACCGACGCCTCCTTCTGAAAGTCAGTGGGGAGATGTTGGCCGGTGAGCAGGGTTACGGCATCCAGCCGTCCATTCTGGAAAACCTCGCGGAAGAACTTGCTTCCGTCGTCGCCCTTGACGTTCAAGTGGCGGTCGTCATCGGCGGAGGCAATATTTTTCGTGGAATTGCAGCAAGTGCATCCGGTATGGAACGGGCCTCAGCTGATTACATGGGGATGCTGGCGACGGTGCTCAATGCGCTGGCTCTCCAGAATGCGCTCGAGCGGATCGGAATCATGACCCGTATTCAATCTGCCATCGAAATGCGCCAGCTCGCAGAGGGGTACATCCGTCGGAGGGCGATCCGCCATCTTGAAAAGAGCCGCGTGGTCATTTTTGCCGCCGGCACGGGTAACCCTTATTTCTCAACCGATACGGCCGCCGTCCTGCGGGCGATGGAGATCAGTGCTCAAGTGATCATGAAAGGAACGAAAGTCGACGGCATCTACGATGCCGATCCCGTCACTCATCCGTCGGCGAAGCAGTATGAGAGGATTTCATTTCTGTCCATCCTCAACCAGAAGCTCACGGTGATGGATTCCACGGCGATCAGCCTTTGCATGGACAATAAATTACCTCTCATCGTATTCAACCTGAAAGTCAAGGGCAACTTTAAACGCGTGGCATTAGGCGAGCCGATCGGCACCCTGGTTACGCTCGGCGATCGCTGATCCCATCACGAGGTGTCTCATGTCCAACGCAGCCCCGGTTCGGCAGGCATTCATCACCCACATGGATCAGGCTCTCGAACACTTGCGGAAGGATCTGTCCGGTCTGCGAACCGGGAGGGCCTCCGTCGCGCTGCTCGACGGCATCCGTGTCGACTATTATGGAACCATGACTCCGCTCAAACAGATCGCAAACGTCTCCACCCCCGAAGCACGGCTCATCATCATTCAACCCTGGGAACCGAAACTGATCAAAGAAATCGAGAAAGCCATATCCACTTCAGGGTTGGGCGTGACACCTTCAAACGACGGTAAAGTGATCCGAGTCCCGCTTCCGCCCCTGACGGAAGAGCGCCGTAAGGAGTTGACGAAGATCTGCAAAAAGCATGGAGAGGAGACGAAGGTCCAGATTCGAGGTTTTCGGCGAGACGCGAATGAAGAGTTAAAGAAACTCCAAAAAGATGCCAAGCTCACCGAGGACGAACTGCGCAAGGCCGAGCAAGAGACCCAGAAGCTGATCGAGCAATATGGGCAGAAGATCGATGACGTGATCAAGAAAAAGGAACAGGAAATCATGGAGGTCTGAGTCCAACTTCCTGATTCTCACTTCTTCGCGTGCCGAGTACGTCGACATTCCTCCCGACCGTCGCCACCCTCGATCTGACGGCGCTCGCACATAATCTCTCCCAATTTCGTCGGATTCTCTCCCCTGGGTGCGACGTCATGGCGGTCGTCAAAGCCAACGCCTACGGCCATGGCGCGATCGAAACGTCACGGACACTGATACGGCATGGTGCGACTCGCCTTGCCGTCTTCTCGACCGAAGAAGGGGTCGCACTTCGGCAAGCCGGCATCACTGTGCCGATCGTTGTTCTAGGACCGGTCTTCCAAGAACAATTCGGTGATCTTTTTGCACACCAACTCACTCCGGTGGTGAGCGACCCTGCCGTGCTCACTGCGCTGGGACAGGCTGCGGCATCGCGTGCGACTCCCTACCCTATACATCTCAAAATCGAGACCGGTATGGGCCGGTTAGGTCTCACGCACGATGAACTGGAGACGCTCATCAACTCCCATCGGTTTCCCCCTTCCCTACAATTGGAAGGGCTCATGACTCATCTGGCCGATGCGGACGGGCCCGACCCAGACGCGACCGAAGAACAAATCAGTCGCTTCAACAGAGCCATGAAAGTCGTTCTGGATGGTGGGTTCCAAGTTCCTCTCGTTCATGTGTCGAATAGCGGTGGAGCGGTTCGCTTCCGGTCAACTCACTTTTCCCTCGTACGGCCCGGCATCATGTTGTACGGGTACCACACCCTACCCGGCACAGTTGAGACTCCGGACCTGAGGCCGGTGCTCTCACTGAAGACCCGTATCGCTCAGCTCCGAACCATCCAACCGGGTGGAACGGTCAGTTACAATCGCACCTTCACCGCAAAGTGCCTCACGCGGATTGCCGTTCTCCCGATCGGTTATGCAGGCGGGTTGAGCCGACACCTCTCGAATCGAGGCTATGTTCTCATCCGTGGACAGCGAGCTCCCATCGCGGGATTGGTATGCATGGACATGGTGATGGTGGATGCCACCGCGATACCGGGCGTTGCCGTCGGTGACGAAGTGGTACTGATCGGACAGCAGGAGCACGAGCGAATCACAGCCCGCGATATTGCCGAGTGGACGGGGACGATCTCCTACGAAGTTCTGTGTGCCATCAGTCCGCAGATTCCCAGACTCTATCACTCCTCTTAGCGCGCATTATTCACGACGGTTCGTCGCGAAATCGCGCAGTCTCCAAGTGAGATAGGCGCGCGGAGCCGTGAGGAAGGGAGGCATACTTGAAACAGTATGTCGACCGACCGAGCGGCGAGCCCGCCTGCCTGGCCGCTCTCGGATCGCGGCCAGGCTTATCGTAGCGGCGAATCCGCGATTACAGCAGAAGCGTTCGTGAATAATGCGCGCTGATCCACTCCCACACAACCGTTCATCGATGTCCGCAGAGACTGGAGCCAACCGGGTGCGCGTTGAACAGCATGTTGACTAGAAACTGGCTCGGACGGATAACGCGCCGGTGTGCAAGGTGGCCGTGTAGAGCTGCGACATACGAGAGATCCTGCGGTGGCGCGCCTCTTTGATCAGACTACGAGTGGAATACGATTCTGAGTCCACAGACCCACGCCTGCAAGGGGGAGGGGGGTACGCCGCCGGCAGCAGATTCGTTTGCAATAAATGCGCGAGCTTCGTCGCATCGATCTTCTCAGTCTCGATCTGCGCACTGGCAATCGCCTTCGTCTTCAGCGGATGGGTGAGCACCAAGGTCGGGATGCCGCTCCTCAATCTGCTCCTACAACCACATCCAAGTACCGGTGACTTCCACTGCGATGCATAACTCTTGCTACGGTGATAGCCTTTGCTGGTGCCCTCGAAGTAACCTCCCGAAGGTCTCCGGCAACTTCGGCTGTTTTAATTCCGTGATACCCCGCAGCTTTGCTGATGACTTTTAGGAGAGTTTCTTTTTCGTCAGTGGCCATTGTGACATCGGTAGGCGCGGCTATCATCACGCAAGACTTCATTCCCTATTCTCTTGGAATCTTTACGGAGCAACTGTGATCTGGCCCACCCGGTTCGGGTCTATGGTCATCGAGCATTTAGAGGGGTTGATATCACTGCTGTCCAAAATAGTCGGCTGTTTCGAGTTCTTCCCCCGTGAATGCGGCATATGAGACGGTCTCTGGTCACCCATCCAGTTCAGGTTGTCCGGTCTGCTGTCCAAGATCAGGTAGCGAATAGCCTCTGTTGGGGCGGCGCTGGTATGAGCAGCGGCCGTTCAAAGGGCGCATTGAGCCAGTCCCACAGATCCCGATAGGTCAACAGATTGAAGCGGAGCAACGCGGCCAGATTCGAGAGACTCCAGGGCCACGTGGACTTCAGCTGCAGAAATTTCAACAGCAGCATCGCGAGCAGGGCGATCCAGATTTGGACCTGTACGGCGTTCTCACTCGTGCCCACAAACGTCTTGATCCGGAGATGCTGTTTCAAGGCCTTGAAGAGGAGTTCGATCTGCCAGCGCTCCCGATAGATGGCGGCAATCGTGCTGGCCGCAAGCTGCATGAGATTGGTCAGGAACCGTAGCGGCCGCTGCTGTCTTGTGCTAGGCTCGAAAAAGTGGACGCCTTCAACCTATGATCTGAGGTCTGGAGGTGTGAGATGGAACGAGTTCCGCGACAGCAGTATACGAAGGAGTTCCGTGAGCAAGCGGTGCAGCTGGTCCTGGAACAGAAGTTGACGATTCCAGAGGTAGCAAGACGCCTGGCCATGTCGGGCAAGACGCTCGAGAACTGGGTGTGTCGAGCCCGGCGCGGTCAGCTCGCGACGCTGGGGGAGAGCCGACGGCCCGTGACAGAGCTGGAGGCCGAGGTCTCTCGGCTGAAGCGCGACCTGGCCGAGGCGCGGATGGAGCGCGACATCTTAAAAAAAGCCACCGCGTACTTTGCCAAGGCGCAGCTGCCCGGTACGCGCTCATGAGGACGCTGCGGCCCCAGTATCCCCTGAGTGTGTTGTGTCGGGTGCTGGAGGTGTCCCGAAGTGGGTACTATGCCTGGCGCACGCGCCGTCCCTCGAAGCGCGCTCAGGAGAACGCGCGCCTAGAAGTGGCGATCCAGGCCGCGCATGTGCGCACCCGGCAGACCTATGGGCCGGAACGTCTCCAAGCGGAATTGCGTGAGGATGGGTTCCCCGCTGGGGTCGGACGCATCAAACGGCTACGCAAGAAACTGAGACTACGTTGCAAACAGGTGCGCTGGTTCACGACCACGACGGATTCAAAGCACTCGCTGCCGGTGGCGGAGAATGTCTTGGCCCAAACGTTTGTCGCCACGCGCCCGAACGAGACCTGGGTCACCGACATCACGTATATCCCCACCGCAGAAGGGTGGTTGTATCTGGCGGGGATCAAAGATCTGTATACATGTGAGGTGGTTGGGCATGCGAGGGGGCGCGGATGACGACGGACTTGGTGCAGGGGGCGCTCAGGAACGCTCTCGACACCAAGCGCCCGGCCCCGGGGCTCATTCATCATTCTGATCGCGGCTCTCAATATTGTGCCCAGGACTATCAAGCGCAATTGCGGCAGTTCGGCCTGACCCCGTCTATGAGTCGGAAGGGCAACTGCTATGATAACGCGCCGATGGAGAGTTTCTGGGGAACGCTCAAGAATGAGCTGGTGCACCACCGGCGGTATGAAACACGGGAGCAGGCTCGGCGAGAGATCACGGAGTACATCGGCTCTTCTATAACCGTCAGCGTCGGCATTCCAGGCTGGGAAATTGCTCGCCCGCGGTGTTTGCCCAGCAGTGGGCTCGTCAACAGCTGGCGGCGTGAGGCGGCAATTCATGGCGTCCACTATTGACAACCGGGGTCAGTCTCTCATCCCAGATCGTCACCTGTCGCAGGGGGACCGAGCACCGGTCAGCCGCATGGGAACTGGTGAGACGGATTACCTCATCGACCAGCACCGGTCCGCGTGTCGGCACGGAGCGTTGCTCCAGCACTTCGTAGAGCATGTTGGTGCGGGGACGGGTGACAAATCCCACCTCGGCGACCGTCCAACGATGATAGCGGGCATAGTCGAGATACCCGCGATCGATCACCACGATGGTGCCTGGCGCAAAGGTGAGCTGTTGGGCGATCCGCACGTCGTTGGTGTCGCCGTCGGTCACGAGGGCCCAGCAGGGCAAACACCCCTGGTGATCCAGCTGCAGATGGAGCTTGATCGCCCCCTTCGTCCGCTGGAATCTGGCCCAATCGAACACCGTGGCACAGAGTTCAATGATCGTTGCGTCGAGGGTGCGCAAGGGGTGCTTGAACCGGAACCGGCGGCGCTTCAAGGCCGCGACGGCTTGGCAACGGGTGAGGACTTGATAGAAGAGCGTCTCGTACAGCTGCCAGGGCCGATGCGCATTGGCATAGGCCAGCGTGGACCGAGTCGGTGTCCGACGGATGCCAAGGTGGACGAGTTTGCCAAGGGCGGTGGCCAAGCCGCCACAGATTTCTCGAAGTGAGTGCGCACTACCCATCTGACAAAACAGCATCGCTATCAAGTGATCCCAGCAGCTGAACCCCTTGGCTGCTCGCTCAGCGGCGTGCTGTCGAACGGCCCGAGCGAAGTCCGCGCGATCGATCAGGGCGAGCATTTGCGCAAAGCAACTGGCGACGGTTACCATACTGCACCTCCGGCTTGTGGGTGCCACGGCGCGGGAACGCCGTGGATGGATGTGCGTTGAACAACCTATCCTACTCACAAGCCGGAGGCCTGTTGAGAACTTATTTTGGACAAGAGTGGGTTGATATAGTAATAGGTTTCTGGTAAGGTGATCGCCTTTGAAAACGTGTGGGTATAGAACGCCGGAAAAGGGTCGCCAAGGTGCGGATTGGTCGGATCCACCACAATCTTCCTCCTGTCGTGAAGTTCCTCTGACCAGGTAAAGAGGTTTTTGGAGAAAGGCGCCGGCTTAGCCTTCCGGGTCATTCGGCAGGGATCAAGCACGGCAGCAGTCGGGCCTGTACCGCGTGAATGATAGATTTCCCACAACGGCTGCTCGTAGAGCTCGATGAAGACTCCGTTAGAGTTAATGGTCAGATTCCAGAGCGCTGACTCAACTCCGGAGCCAAGCTCACTTGGATTATGGGTCTGGAATCCCATGATTTGCGAGTAGAGCGTTCCTTCCTCGACGGCCCATCTGTTGGGGCAGCCAGGACCCCCATCGCCGTCGGTGCCGGTTGCAATGGGGAAGCGCGCCCGTTGGGTTACAGGATCGACAGCCACGGCCTGCGAACAGGAAGCTGCTGGGTCGTCATCCTCGGGCAAACGACTGATGCCACTGTGTTGAGGAACGAAGAGCTTTCCTTCGACCGGGTTGCTTAGCGGGCCGACCTGTTGTGGGTCGATAAAGCGTCCTTCACGTCCCTCCTGGAGAATCGTCTTGGTCTGTATGAAAGGGCCGAGATCATCAGAGGTCACTCCGGGCGGATCCAGAAGGAGATTGCCCTGTTGATCCCGTAGTGAATCCCCTTGGAAGTTGGCGAGGCTCTCAACCCGTGGAAACCCGGCTTGGATCAATTGGTACCCCATCGACTTCCTCTGCAAGAAGGCATTGTAGATCGTATTGCCGATAACCCGGTAGTATTCGTACAGTCGGCTGGGCGTATAGTCGCCCTCGGTAGCCCATATCTTCGAATTACACAAACAATCATCCCTCCCGATCGTATCTAGAATCCCATCGCTGGGGTTTTCGTCATAGCATCTCTTAGGCAGGCGCGCTTCAGAGGAGAGTAAATTGGCGCCTGAGATCTTCACGTGAGCCAAGGCCTGAAACCAACGTGAGTCGCTCGCAACGTGGGTTGCCAGTTCATTGATCATTGCGACGTAGAGATCTCGGTAGTTGGTGTGCATGGGTGAGCCGAGGGTAAAGTCGAATCCGCAGTTGTTTCTGGTCGGTGATGCCTCACTGGCCCAGTCCTTAAGGGTGAGCGGGGTTACCGGACCTGGTCCTGCCGGACCAGGATAATTGTTGAAGATCCAGGTAGGTGTGCCACCCTTTCCAGCCCGCACATCGAGCGTGAAGAGCTTACCGTTTGCGACCGCCTTGTTCAGTTCCCTGTCGAGATCATCCCAACGGAACTCGATCACGCCGTTGTTATCGATCTGAATGTCGCTCCAGTTGATGCGTATGATGACGCCGGTGAGATCCGGATTGGTCCAGGTCGTGTCGAGTGTCCCGAGGATTGGTCCCTCGTTTGGGCAGAGTTTGTACGAGTTTCTATCCAGTGAGTCGACCTGCAAGGGAACGCACGGCTCGTCCAATGTCTCGCAGGTGCATGTCTCCGTTGACAGTTTTTGAACTAGTCCCGGTTCATTTGGGCCCAGCGCGAAGATCCCCGACACCCCTTTACGACTCGGTCCGGTGAACTCGTTGGGATCAGTCGCCGCGAATGCATGGTCCAAATGATTGTCCCTGATCCCGCACGGATCAGAGGCGGGGAATGGGAATTTCCTTACGTCGCCGATTTGGACGATTGAATCGGTTCTGGTCAGGCCCACCCACTGAATCTGTTCCCCTGCCTGAATGTTGACCGGATTCGGTGTGAAGGTCCCATTCGGATTCACAATCACAGTCACGGCCGAGGTGGTACAGGGGCTCACCGCAAATATTGCATAAGCCATAAGTACTGTAATGCCTGCATGACGCCGTATCGACCGCAAGCGGACAATCATTTCTACGGTCATGTTTTTTCCCTCCTTACGATTCAGTGACAGACGGTGTGCCTAACGAATTAAGCTGAGAGCCGCCGCGCTTTCTTGCGGCATCCCTCTCCACCGTCACGTTAGCGCCGAGCCAGGCATAATCACTGGTGTCTGATCGCATTGTTCTGTCCCCTTGCTCTGTTTGGAGTGAGCCCCAAGGCTCTACGGACGCGCGAACCGCTGGAAGAACTCCCAGAAGATGTCTGCGTAGACCACGGGGTTGTTCTTGCCATTCGCGTACTGATGTCCGAGGTCCTCCACCACCAGGAAGCGGAATTCTTCCGGGTGTTCCGTGAGGCTCTGGTTGTAGACTGCGACGCTGGTATGGGCCACATTGCTCAAGGTGTACCTCGGACGCAGGCGTAACTTGTCCAGCATCGTGGAGACAACGGCTTGGACAGCGGGAAGACTCATCGCCTCACGGGTCATTGGGAAGGGGAGGGCCACGCCGTTCAAGGCTCTCATGTCCTCGTTCCCGACCGAGGAGTAAAACGGAATGATCTCGCGCGGCACGAGCGTCGTATCCCAAAGTTTACCGGCCGATGCAGCGATCGCGGCAAAGAGGC
Protein-coding regions in this window:
- the rpsB gene encoding 30S ribosomal protein S2: MGVVVIKELLEAGVHFGHQTNRWNPKMKKFLFGERSGIYIIDLQQTVARMEQTYAFVRDLVAAGDSVLFVGTKRQAAEILEEEAKRANMFFVNQRWLGGMLTNFQTIRRSIDKMKKMETTLLNPSEHGLKKKEVLLMQKDIAKLQKYLSGIKNMRSLPGAVFVLDTRVEKIAVQEAKRLDIPVIAILDSNCDPDDIAYPIPGNDDAIRSIKLITSKIADACIEGAHVKAQREEAEFQATPAGGEKNQPMRVESVPVS
- the alr gene encoding alanine racemase; translated protein: MPSTSTFLPTVATLDLTALAHNLSQFRRILSPGCDVMAVVKANAYGHGAIETSRTLIRHGATRLAVFSTEEGVALRQAGITVPIVVLGPVFQEQFGDLFAHQLTPVVSDPAVLTALGQAAASRATPYPIHLKIETGMGRLGLTHDELETLINSHRFPPSLQLEGLMTHLADADGPDPDATEEQISRFNRAMKVVLDGGFQVPLVHVSNSGGAVRFRSTHFSLVRPGIMLYGYHTLPGTVETPDLRPVLSLKTRIAQLRTIQPGGTVSYNRTFTAKCLTRIAVLPIGYAGGLSRHLSNRGYVLIRGQRAPIAGLVCMDMVMVDATAIPGVAVGDEVVLIGQQEHERITARDIAEWTGTISYEVLCAISPQIPRLYHSS
- a CDS encoding IS4 family transposase codes for the protein MVTVASCFAQMLALIDRADFARAVRQHAAERAAKGFSCWDHLIAMLFCQMGSAHSLREICGGLATALGKLVHLGIRRTPTRSTLAYANAHRPWQLYETLFYQVLTRCQAVAALKRRRFRFKHPLRTLDATIIELCATVFDWARFQRTKGAIKLHLQLDHQGCLPCWALVTDGDTNDVRIAQQLTFAPGTIVVIDRGYLDYARYHRWTVAEVGFVTRPRTNMLYEVLEQRSVPTRGPVLVDEVIRLTSSHAADRCSVPLRQVTIWDERLTPVVNSGRHELPPHAASC
- the frr gene encoding ribosome recycling factor, whose translation is MSNAAPVRQAFITHMDQALEHLRKDLSGLRTGRASVALLDGIRVDYYGTMTPLKQIANVSTPEARLIIIQPWEPKLIKEIEKAISTSGLGVTPSNDGKVIRVPLPPLTEERRKELTKICKKHGEETKVQIRGFRRDANEELKKLQKDAKLTEDELRKAEQETQKLIEQYGQKIDDVIKKKEQEIMEV
- the tsf gene encoding translation elongation factor Ts, whose protein sequence is MAGSSQLVKELREKTGAGILDCQKALNENGNDVDKAVDYLRQKGLAAAAKKAGRETNQGLIHSYIHMGGKIGVLIEVNCETDFVARNEEFRAFVNDLALQVAAAKPSFVKREDVPADVAEKEKTIYEGQAKEMGKPPTAWPKIVEGKLEKFYQESCLLEQSFIKDPAVTIKDLLAQKIAKIGENMNIRRFTRYQLGEA
- the pyrH gene encoding UMP kinase yields the protein MSSAKYRRLLLKVSGEMLAGEQGYGIQPSILENLAEELASVVALDVQVAVVIGGGNIFRGIAASASGMERASADYMGMLATVLNALALQNALERIGIMTRIQSAIEMRQLAEGYIRRRAIRHLEKSRVVIFAAGTGNPYFSTDTAAVLRAMEISAQVIMKGTKVDGIYDADPVTHPSAKQYERISFLSILNQKLTVMDSTAISLCMDNKLPLIVFNLKVKGNFKRVALGEPIGTLVTLGDR